Proteins found in one Hippopotamus amphibius kiboko isolate mHipAmp2 chromosome 12, mHipAmp2.hap2, whole genome shotgun sequence genomic segment:
- the LOC130834118 gene encoding olfactory receptor 6C2-like, whose protein sequence is MRNHSAVTTFILLGLTDDPKLQVLLFVFLFFTYLLSVAGNLIIITLTLLDSHLKTPMYFFLRNFSFLEVSFTTVCIPRFLYTITTGDNTVTYNACATQLFFVVLFGATEFFLLAAMSYDRYVALCKPLHYTTIMNHRVCTTLILCCWFAGLLIILPPLGVGLQLEFCDSNVIDHFGCDTSPILQITCSDTMLIERIVLSFAVLTLIVTLVCVVSSYTHIIKTILRLPSAQQRKKAFSTCSSHMIVVSITYGSCIFIYIKPSAKEGVAINKVVSVLTTSVAPLLNPFIYTLRNKQVKKAFKDTVKWIVFLTKKRLVLFFETKVN, encoded by the coding sequence ATGAGAAATCATTCAGCAGTAACAACATTCATCCTCTTGGGACTGACAGATGATCCAAAActacaagttttgctttttgtatttttgtttttcacctaCCTGTTGAGTGTGGCTGGGAACCTCATCATCATCACTCTCACACTTTTAGATTCCCATCTTAAAACacccatgtattttttcctccgaaatttctctttcttggaaGTCTCATTCACCACTGTCTGTATTCCCAGATTCCTGTATACTATAACAACTGGAGATAATACTGTGACCTACAATGCTTGTGCCAcccaattattttttgttgtccTCTTTGGAGCAACCGAATTTTTTCTCCTTGCCGCCatgtcctatgaccgctatgtggccctTTGTAAGCCCCTGCATTACACAACCATCATGAACCACAGGGTCTGCACTACACTCATTCTCTGCTGTTGGTTTGCTGGCCTGTTGATCATCCTCCCACCTCTGGGCGTGGGCCTCCAGCTGGAATTCTGTGACTCGAATGTGATTGATCATTTTGGCTGCGACACatctcctattttacagataaccTGCTCCGACACAATGTTGATAGAGAGAATTGTTTTGAGTTTTGCGGTGCTGACACTCATTGTTACCTTAGTGTGTGTAGTCTCCTCCTACACACACATCATCAAGACCATTCTAAGACTCccttctgcccagcaaaggaaaaaggCCTTTTCTACCTGCTCTTCCCACATGATTGTGGTTTCCATCACCTACGGCAGCTGCATCTTCATCTACATCAAACCTTCAGCAAAGGAAGGAGTGGCCATCAACAAAGTGGTGTCTGTACTCACAACTTCAGTTGCCCCTTTGCTAAATCCATTCATTTATACACTTCgaaacaaacaagtgaaaaagGCCTTCAAAGACACAGTAAAATGGATTGTATTTCTCACAAAGAAGAGGCTAGTACTGTTTTTTGAAACCAaggtaaattaa
- the LOC130833720 gene encoding olfactory receptor 6C2-like: protein MKNYTAIATFILVGLTDDPNLQILLFIFLFITYLLSVVGNLTIITLTLVDSHLKTPMYFFLRNFFILEVSFTTVCIPRFLYTMASGDNTVTYNACATQLFFVVVLSVTEFFLLAAMSYDRYVAICKPLHYTTIMNHIVCIRFLIGCYVIALGIAIPPFGMGFELEFCDSNVIDHFGCDAAPILKITCSNTELLERFVLVLAVLTLLFTLVCVIMSYTHIIRTILRFPSAQQRKKAFSTCSSHIIVVSITYGSCIFIYIKPSAKEGVAVNKVVSVLTTWVAPVMNPFIYTLRNKQVVQAFKDRIKRVASISKN, encoded by the coding sequence ATGAAAAATTATACAGCCATAGCAACATTCATCCTGGTGGGACTGACAGATGACCCAAACCTACAGATTctgcttttcatctttttgtttatcACCTACCTGTTGAGTGTTGTTGGGAACCTGACCATCATCACTCTCACCCTGGTAGATTCCCACCTTAAAACacccatgtattttttcctccGGAATTTCTTCATCTTGGAAGTGTCCTTCACTACCGTCTGCATTCCCAGATTCCTCTACACAATGGCATCTGGGGACAATACTGTTACCTACAATGCATGTGCCACtcagttattttttgttgttgtcctgAGTGTGACTGAGTTTTTTCTCCTGGCGGCCatgtcctatgaccgctatgtggccatctgtaaacCCCTGCACTACACGACCATCATGAACCACATAGTTTGCATCAGGTTCCTCATTGGCTGTTACGTGATTGCTCTAGGCATTGCCATCCCACCGTTTGGCATGGGCTTTGAGCTTGAGTTTTGTGACTCTAATGTCATAGATCACTTTGGCTGTGATGCTGCTCCCATCCTGAAAATTACTTGCTCCAACACAGAGCTTCTAGAGCGATTTGTCTTGGTCCTGGCTGTGCTGACGCTCCTGTTCACCTTGGTGTGTGTAATTATGTCCTACACACACATCATCAGGACCATCCTCAGATTCccttctgcccagcaaaggaaaaaggCTTTTTCTACATGTTCTTCCCATATAATTGTGGTTTCTATCACTTATGGAAGTTGCATCTTCATCTATATTAAACCATCTGCAAAAGAAGGGGTAGCTGTTAATAAGGTGGTATCAGTGCTTACAACCTGGGTTGCACCGGTAATGAATCCCTTCATTTACACTCTGAGGAACAAGCAAGTGGTACAAGCTTTCAAAGACAGGATCAAAAGGGTTGCGTCTATCTCAAAAAACTAA